ATATACGGAAGCGAAATGCTCACGGCAATCGAGGGCAATCCTTTCCCCGCGCTTTTGGAATTGGCATTCGGTCAGGATGTGAGCAACGAAAAAATCGATTCGATTTCGCAAATAATCGGAAGTTTGCAAGGCGTAGAAACCGTAATTTTCTCACACGATTGGTTTGAAGAAGTGCGCAATTTCAGAAATTCCGTTTCAAACGGGCTTTTCGCATTGGCGACAGTTATGGTTTTGGTGGTATTTTTCACAATAATGAACACAATAAAATTGACGGTTTACGCGCGCGAAGACATAATAAGCAATATGCAATATGTGGGCGCAAGCGGCTGGTATATAAAAACGCCGTTCATCCTGGAGGGCATTGTTCAGGGAACGCTCGGCGGACTTATTGCCGTTGCCGCAATATTTCCTATGCGTTTTATTATCCCCGATTTCGATATTTATTGGGGCGGCGCGCAAATTTTAGCGGGCGTAGTCATTTTCGGAGCGATTTTGGGATTTTTCGGCAGTTCGTTTGCCGTAAAAAAATTCATAAAAATATAAAAGGAGGCATACTATGGAAAAGCCGATAATGTCGGTTTCGGGGATTAGAGGAAGATTTGGCGAGGGATTAACACTCGAATTACTTCGCGCTATTGCATACATTCAAACAAAACATTCAAACGGCGCAGGCAAAAAAGTAATTATCGGACGAGACACGCGACCGTCGGGCGAAAAAATACAAAACGCGCTTTGCCAAGGAATAAGAGCGGCAGGCGGCATACCGATTTCTATCGGAATTGCAACAACCCCGACCACCTGTTTTGCCGTAAAACATTTTGGCGCGGCGGCAGGAATTATAATTACCGCAAGCCACAATCCGCACCCATACAACGGCTACAAAGCAGTGCACACAAGCGGACGACTTTTTAACGCCGACGAGTGCAACGCTCTTTACGAAGACTACAATTCGGGCAATTATTTAAGCGACAAAGAATTTAATGCGTTTTCTGCCTCGCCCGAAATTATCGAAACCACCGCAGTATCGGCGCATATAGCAAAAATCGTAGAAAACGTCGATGTGGAAACAATAAAAGCCGCAAAAATAAAAGTCGCCGTCGATGCAATAAACGGAGCGGCAAGCGGCGCGTTTCCTCAACTTCTGGCGGCGCTCGGCGTAAAATACGAAGGCATACACTGCAAAACCGACGGCGATTTTGTGCATAATCCCGAGCCGCGCCCCGCACATTTGGGCGACCTCGAAAAACTGCTGAAAAGCGAAAGCGATTTCTGGGGCGGCTTTGCGTTCGACCCCGACGGCGACCGTTTGGTAGTTATGGGCGAAAACGGTGAGCCGATTTGCGAAGAAATGACTTTGGCGCTTTCTATGATGAGCATTCTCGCAAGCAAAAAAAGCGACGTTGCGACCAACCTTTCCACATCAATGGTAATTGACGATGTCGCAAAAAACTTCGGCGTAAAAGTTATCCGCACAAAAATCGGCGAAGCAAACGTCGTCGATGCAATTCGCAAAAACGACCTGCTTTTGGGCGGCGAGGGCAACGGCGGCGTAATTTATCCTGCCGTTTCAATGGTGCGCGACGGACTTGTCGGGCTTGCGCTTATAATAGAATGTATGGCAAAAAACGACAAAAAAATAACGCGTCTGACATCGGAGTATAAAGAATATCCGATAGTCAAAGAAAAAATTTCAATTGTCGGATTAAATCCCATCGAGGTTCTATCAAAACTCGCAAAAATCTTCGCCGACGAAAAAATCGACACTCAAGACGGATTAAAAATAATCTATAACGACGGCTGGGTACACATCCGCTCGTCAAACACCGAACCGATTATGCGCGTTTACGCCGAAGGAATTACCCAAGAAAAAGCCGAAGAATTAGCAAAAATGGTGATGGATAGGATATAATTTGTAGGGGCGTATTGCATACGCCCGCTTTCTGTCGGCTTGGTATTTGGGCGTATGCAATACGCCCCTACGTCGGTTGCGTCGTCGCCGCCCGCCGCAACCTATCATTTATCGCCATACCTATCCCCTTTTCTTCTACCAAATGCGCCAAAATCACGTCGCAGTTTTTGTCATCGACGTTGCGGATTTCGGAGTAGAGATTTTTGGCAATTTCGTATAAGTCGCCGTCTTGATTTATGTAGCCGATTTTTGTTCCCTCGGGAAAGTCGCTTTCTTTTTTGTCGAGATAAAGCGGAGTGTTCGGTGCATAATGCCTTAAACTTCTGCCCGGAGCGACATCCTCTTCGCCGTGAAAACCCGCCCGCTCTACTTTTCCGATAATGCTTTCGATATACTCCAAATCCAAACCGCCGTAGCGATAACAAACGGGTGTATTTTTGGCAAACGAAATTATTGTGCTTTCTAAGCCAACTTTGCAATTTCCGCCGTCAATTACTGCGTCTATTCGCCCGTCCAAATCGTCCAAAACCGCTTTTGCGCTTGTGGGTGATGTATGCCCGAAAAGATTTGCGGACGGTGCGGCGATTGCAGTTTGCGATTTGCGAATAATTTCGCGCGTGATTTCGTTGTTCGGCATTCTTATTCCGACGGTATCAAGCCCTGCCGATACCAAATCGGGAATTTCTTTTTTCTTTTTCAGAATAATGGTAAGCGGTCCCGCCCAACATTTTTCTATTAGTTTTTGCGCAAGCGGCGGAACATTTTCGGCTACGGTGTAAATCTGCTCAAAATCGGCGATATGCACTATAAGCGGGTCAAAACTCGGGCGGTTTTTCGCCTCAAAAATTTTGGCGACCGCCGTCGGATTAAACGCATCTCCGCCAAGCCCGTAAACAGTTTCGGTGGGGATTGCGACCAAACTCCCATTTCGTATGATTTTAGCCGCAATCTCCGTCTGATATTCAGTTAAAAGTCGTGTTCTCATTCTCTGGTTATTCCGATTGTTCGTCTGAATTCTTGTGTTCTCGGAAAACCGTTCTGTTCAAAAGTCACGGCAATTATAGCCATGTATGCTCCCGCGCCGACATTTCTTCTGCGAGGATTTTTACCGTCCCAAGTCCAAGTCAAAAGACCTTTGCTTTGGTTGAAATAAAAACTTTCGGTTTCAACTACTGTGTTGCCTAATCCGTCGAGAATTGTAATTCTTCCGGAAAAATCACCCACAAGTTTTCTGCCGCCACCACAAGGTTTTATGACGAATGCCATATCTCCTCTACCTGTAGAAATTCCGTAATTATCCAAAAGGTATCTGATGTAGTTCTCATTTCTCCGCATTGCATTCGGCGAATAAGGGTTCGGGAAAGCCAATATATCGAAGTCAACATCGGCAGTTCCGATACCAATCGGTACCCAAACCGTATTTACTTCTTGCGTATTTCCTCTATTATCGCTAACTCCGCGCTCTATTCTGATTTCATCGCCGACTTCGGGCAAACGGCTTATGTTTCTCACCAAAAACGTAATGGTTCTGCCCGATACATTTGTTTCAGGGTCAAAAGCGATATTATAATATACGCCGTCCGCACCCTTCATTCTTATCATATCGGGAGTAATTGTTCCGCGAACTTCTTCGCTGAAAGTAATAACCAAGTTATCAATCAATTCGGTTGGCTCGTCGTCATCGCACTTAATCGCCATAAAGTTAAACTGAGCGCGTTCGATAATCGGCGCAATTCTGTCTATCGGCTGGAAACTTTGGTTTACCGAAATTCCAATCGCATCAAAATCTTGACTTCTTACCGTGTGGTTAAGAGATATTTGGTCTCTTTCATCTATATCCGTTCTTGCCGAAACAGCGCTTTGGTCTTGCGAAACCCCGATAGAAAGAAAATCGGTTTCAATTATCCTCACATTCAGTTCGCTAATCGAATTAAAGCGGCGACCTGTTTGATTATCCAAATGCAAACTTCTGTTAAAGCTCTCTGCTACAAGTCTTCTGATGTCGGGCAACGCATTGCCGAAACCTTCGTATTCGGTCGGGTCAAAATTAAATCTGACTCTTATCGTGTCAACATAGCCGTCAGCAGGAGGAATTGTATAACTGAAAAACTCCACATATCTAATCTCGAAAGGAATCCAGTTAACAGCTGTTGTTTCATCTTCAATTCTGCGCCACTGGTTATTTTCCAAAGGCAGATTATTATCCGGTGAAGCGTTGTCGGTAATTCCGCCTTCAAAGTCGATTTTCACCCATTCGTAATAAAGTTCTTCCACATCCAAATCAGGACGAATAATTCCCGGTTCCAACAAGAATGTATAAACATTGCCTGCTCGAGAAGGTTCAGCAATATTACGAATTCCGAACGCTCCAGTTCCGAATTGGTCTTTTGCAAAAAGCAACTGAACACGTCCGTTTTGCACTCCTCTTATCTCCTCGGTAAATTCTAATCTGAGCGTGTCAGGCAGTGAACTATCTTCTCTGACATTTGCGCTGAATGCGGGACTGCCTATCCTGATAGCAGGACCAACTCTGTCAAGAATTGCAATTGGTTGTGTTGTTGCTCTTACGGTAGCTCCTGTTTCGTGGTTAATGGAATCGTATTCCATATACAGCCAACCTGTTGCGTCGCCGGAAATCAAATTTGGATCCCAATTTATAAACAAAGTATCTCTGTCTGAAGCTATCCTTGCACTCGCCGGAAGCGGACCGCGAGGATTATTTCCCAAACGCCAAGTATAAATATTGGTACTACCGCTCAAATCTCCTACACTATTGCGCTCTATTACAACTCTAAGGCTATCGGCAAAACCATCGCCGAATTTATTAAAGAACGCCGCAGACACCGGCACAGGAGGAACAAATTCCTTTTTGAAATGTACGCGCACAAATTGCGTTATGGCAAGCACAGGATTATTCTGCGACGAGGCGTCGGTAATTCCGCTTGCTATGTTAATCCGAACGCTGTCTTCACCATTTGTCATTTCTACAAGCGTGCCGGGAGTAAACAAAAATCCGTGTCTGCCGCCGCCTTCAATTACTCCTGTCGCGGAAACACTTCTCGTCGGCTTAAACTCCAACGCCGTTGCGGCGGTAATATTTCTGACATTTTCGCTAAATTTAACCCAAAGCGTGTCAAATTGCCCTGCTCCCCCGTTGCTTGCGGAAAAATTTG
This Chitinivibrionia bacterium DNA region includes the following protein-coding sequences:
- a CDS encoding ABC transporter permease, coding for MNTVFYFLRETYANLRRSKLLTTVSVLTTGVLLFFLLALSLIMLNIHLWISGENQTQISVYFDTRISLVEERKIADSIIYNIAANASARFISRDKSFEIFQSIYGSEMLTAIEGNPFPALLELAFGQDVSNEKIDSISQIIGSLQGVETVIFSHDWFEEVRNFRNSVSNGLFALATVMVLVVFFTIMNTIKLTVYAREDIISNMQYVGASGWYIKTPFILEGIVQGTLGGLIAVAAIFPMRFIIPDFDIYWGGAQILAGVVIFGAILGFFGSSFAVKKFIKI
- the glmM gene encoding phosphoglucosamine mutase, with the translated sequence MEKPIMSVSGIRGRFGEGLTLELLRAIAYIQTKHSNGAGKKVIIGRDTRPSGEKIQNALCQGIRAAGGIPISIGIATTPTTCFAVKHFGAAAGIIITASHNPHPYNGYKAVHTSGRLFNADECNALYEDYNSGNYLSDKEFNAFSASPEIIETTAVSAHIAKIVENVDVETIKAAKIKVAVDAINGAASGAFPQLLAALGVKYEGIHCKTDGDFVHNPEPRPAHLGDLEKLLKSESDFWGGFAFDPDGDRLVVMGENGEPICEEMTLALSMMSILASKKSDVATNLSTSMVIDDVAKNFGVKVIRTKIGEANVVDAIRKNDLLLGGEGNGGVIYPAVSMVRDGLVGLALIIECMAKNDKKITRLTSEYKEYPIVKEKISIVGLNPIEVLSKLAKIFADEKIDTQDGLKIIYNDGWVHIRSSNTEPIMRVYAEGITQEKAEELAKMVMDRI
- a CDS encoding L-threonylcarbamoyladenylate synthase, with amino-acid sequence MRTRLLTEYQTEIAAKIIRNGSLVAIPTETVYGLGGDAFNPTAVAKIFEAKNRPSFDPLIVHIADFEQIYTVAENVPPLAQKLIEKCWAGPLTIILKKKKEIPDLVSAGLDTVGIRMPNNEITREIIRKSQTAIAAPSANLFGHTSPTSAKAVLDDLDGRIDAVIDGGNCKVGLESTIISFAKNTPVCYRYGGLDLEYIESIIGKVERAGFHGEEDVAPGRSLRHYAPNTPLYLDKKESDFPEGTKIGYINQDGDLYEIAKNLYSEIRNVDDKNCDVILAHLVEEKGIGMAINDRLRRAATTQPT